One window of Mediterraneibacter gnavus ATCC 29149 genomic DNA carries:
- the mreC gene encoding rod shape-determining protein MreC: MKKKNQKSRSNKYWLLGTSLVCVLLMIFSVFAEKVEGPFRGVADITVIPMQKGISQIGTWIGDVSENFETLKQLKKENKKLQKQVDQLTTENSNLQEEKYELDRLQDLYKLDQTYAEYPKVGARVIGKDSGNWFSTFTIDKGSNDGIKVDQNVLAGSGLVGIVTQTGPTWATVRAIIDDSSNVSGMALSTSDKCIVRGDLSLIGEGKIRFEQMENNDHDVEVGEQIVTSHISDKYLQGLLIGYVSEINVDANNLTRSGYITPVVDFKNLQEVLVITTTKAEMTGTDQSE; this comes from the coding sequence ATGAAGAAAAAAAATCAAAAATCCAGGTCAAATAAGTACTGGCTTCTGGGAACGAGTCTGGTTTGCGTTTTACTGATGATTTTTTCTGTGTTTGCAGAGAAGGTAGAAGGGCCCTTCCGGGGAGTGGCTGATATCACGGTGATTCCCATGCAGAAAGGCATCAGTCAGATCGGCACATGGATCGGAGATGTCAGTGAAAATTTTGAGACATTGAAACAGCTGAAAAAAGAAAATAAAAAACTTCAGAAGCAGGTGGATCAGCTGACCACGGAAAACAGTAATCTTCAGGAGGAAAAATACGAACTGGACCGTCTTCAGGATCTGTACAAGCTGGATCAGACTTATGCAGAATATCCGAAAGTGGGAGCCCGTGTGATCGGGAAGGACTCCGGAAACTGGTTTAGTACATTTACGATTGATAAGGGAAGTAATGACGGCATCAAAGTAGATCAGAATGTGCTGGCAGGAAGTGGACTCGTCGGGATCGTGACTCAGACAGGTCCGACCTGGGCAACGGTACGTGCGATTATTGATGATTCCAGCAACGTCAGCGGTATGGCACTTTCTACTTCTGACAAATGTATCGTAAGAGGAGACCTTTCTTTGATCGGAGAAGGGAAGATCCGGTTTGAACAGATGGAAAATAATGATCATGATGTAGAGGTAGGGGAGCAGATCGTCACTTCTCACATCAGTGATAAATATCTGCAGGGACTTTTGATCGGTTATGTCAGCGAGATCAATGTAGATGCAAACAATCTGACCCGTTCCGGCTATATCACTCCTGTGGTAGATTTTAAAAATCTGCAGGAGGTGCTTGTCATTACAACGACAAAGGCGGAAATGACAGGAACAGATCAGAGTGAGTAG
- the mreD gene encoding rod shape-determining protein MreD, with protein sequence MKKIKLKRFVITVVIMLACYLLQCTLFPSLELASVKPNLLLIVTAAYGFMRGPKTGMWIGFFSGLLIDIQFGTVLGLYALIYLMIGYVNGLFSETYFDEDIKLPLLLIAGSEFVYGLLIYFLMFMLRGEFDFVYYLMHVIIPELIYTVGVTLILYQLILWINQKLEAEEKRSASKFV encoded by the coding sequence ATGAAAAAGATCAAATTAAAACGATTTGTGATCACGGTTGTGATCATGCTGGCATGTTATCTTCTTCAATGTACCTTATTTCCATCTCTGGAACTGGCATCTGTGAAGCCGAATCTGCTGTTGATTGTGACAGCTGCCTATGGTTTTATGCGCGGGCCGAAAACAGGAATGTGGATCGGATTTTTTTCGGGACTTCTGATCGATATTCAGTTTGGAACGGTGCTGGGGCTGTATGCACTGATCTATCTGATGATCGGCTATGTGAATGGCCTGTTCAGTGAAACTTATTTTGACGAAGACATCAAGCTTCCGTTACTGCTGATCGCAGGAAGCGAGTTTGTATACGGGCTGTTGATCTACTTTTTGATGTTCATGCTCAGAGGTGAATTTGATTTTGTTTATTATCTGATGCATGTAATCATTCCGGAACTGATCTATACAGTTGGGGTTACGCTCATTTTGTATCAGCTGATCCTGTGGATCAACCAGAAACTGGAAGCAGAAGAAAAAAGGAGTGCAAGTAAATTTGTTTGA